The genomic stretch ACTTCTCCATAAAACCTTCACGGATGTTATCTCTTTATttcgtagcttgcggatttgtcggtctaggatggcaactggaatttcctcatatgacaagtcctctataatctgtacatcatctgtGGGCACCACTTGGGTAGGATCACCAATGCACTTTTGTAACATAGATACATCAAAAACCGGATGAACAAACTCCAAttctgagggcaattctaactcataagctacttggcccacactccgaatgatcctataagtcCCAATATACTGTGGGCTAAGCTTgtctttctttccaaacctcatcacacctttcatatgtgacacctttaagaatacccaatcattaacccccgaactctaaatcttgtCGCCGCaca from Nicotiana sylvestris chromosome 12, ASM39365v2, whole genome shotgun sequence encodes the following:
- the LOC138883261 gene encoding uncharacterized protein, encoding MYHDIKEVYWWNDMKKNIAEYVAQCPSFQQVSHMKGVMRFGKKDKLSPQYIGTYRIIRSVGQVAYELELPSELEFVHPVFDVSMLQKCIGDPTQVVPTDDVQIIEDLSYEEIPVAILDRQIRKLRNKEITSVKVLWRSKKVEEMTWEAEEEIKSKYPHLFQTEDMTRGYKLSGQ